The following proteins are co-located in the Carassius gibelio isolate Cgi1373 ecotype wild population from Czech Republic chromosome A9, carGib1.2-hapl.c, whole genome shotgun sequence genome:
- the LOC128019456 gene encoding ubiquitin-conjugating enzyme E2 A isoform X1, which produces MSTPARRRLMRDFKRLQEDPPAGVSGAPSENNIMVWNAVIFGPEGTPFEDGTFKLTVEFTEEYPNKPPTVRFVSKMFHPNVYADGSICLDILQNRWSPTYDVSSILTSIQSLLDEPNPNSPANSQAAQLYQENKREYEKRVSAIVEQSWRDS; this is translated from the exons ATGTCAACTCCAGCTAGAAGGCGACTCATGCGGGATTTTAAGCG GCTCCAGGAGGATCCTCCAGCCGGGGTCAGTGGAGCTCCGTCGGAGAACAACATCATGGTGTGGAACGCGGTTATATTCGG tccaGAGGGAACACCTTTTGAAGATG GTACTTTCAAACTCACAGTTGAGTTCACGGAGGAATATCCAAACAAGCCCCCAACTGTGCGGTTCGTCTCAAAAATGTTTCATCCGAATG TGTATGCCGATGGCAGCATCTGCCTAGATATTCTTCAGAATCGGTGGAGTCCGACTTATGATGTTTCTTCTATTCTGACATCAATTCAG TCCCTTCTAGATGAGCCAAACCCCAATAGCCCTGCGAACAGCCAGGCAGCACAACTCTATCAAGAAAACAAACGAGAATATGAGAAACGGGTTTCAGCGATTGTAGAGCAGAGCTGGAGGGACAGTTGA
- the LOC128019456 gene encoding ubiquitin-conjugating enzyme E2 A isoform X2: MLQEDPPAGVSGAPSENNIMVWNAVIFGPEGTPFEDGTFKLTVEFTEEYPNKPPTVRFVSKMFHPNVYADGSICLDILQNRWSPTYDVSSILTSIQSLLDEPNPNSPANSQAAQLYQENKREYEKRVSAIVEQSWRDS, encoded by the exons AT GCTCCAGGAGGATCCTCCAGCCGGGGTCAGTGGAGCTCCGTCGGAGAACAACATCATGGTGTGGAACGCGGTTATATTCGG tccaGAGGGAACACCTTTTGAAGATG GTACTTTCAAACTCACAGTTGAGTTCACGGAGGAATATCCAAACAAGCCCCCAACTGTGCGGTTCGTCTCAAAAATGTTTCATCCGAATG TGTATGCCGATGGCAGCATCTGCCTAGATATTCTTCAGAATCGGTGGAGTCCGACTTATGATGTTTCTTCTATTCTGACATCAATTCAG TCCCTTCTAGATGAGCCAAACCCCAATAGCCCTGCGAACAGCCAGGCAGCACAACTCTATCAAGAAAACAAACGAGAATATGAGAAACGGGTTTCAGCGATTGTAGAGCAGAGCTGGAGGGACAGTTGA
- the LOC128019455 gene encoding inhibitor of growth protein 1-like — protein sequence MLNPSSNGESSHVVNYVEEYLELLESLPLDLQRCVSLMKEIDARYQEILNELDEAYEKHCQESDPVQRRRLLHCIQRSLIRTEELGDEKIQIAGQMVEMVENRSRQLDWQSELFQACQDSPESTVSVGSIPSANASITMTPVSASMLSVSKPSVDRRRDETPASVDKSGGKRSRRQKNGSESRENSNYGMEPNEEFGSGVSKEKKAKTSSTSAKKKKRSKSKQDREPSPTDLPIDPNEPTYCLCEQVSYGEMIGCDNDECTIEWFHFSCVGLHHKPKGKWYCPKCRGDNEKTMDKALERSKRERAYNR from the exons ATGTTGAACCCTTCTTCAAACGGGGAGTCTTCTCATGTTGTGAACTATGTTGAGGAGTATCTGGAGCTGCTCGAGTCTTTGCCGCTGGACCTTCAAAGATGTGTGTCTCTCATGAAGGAAATTGACGCCAGATATCAAG AGATCCTCAATGAATTGGACGAGGCGTATGAGAAGCACTGTCAAGAATCAGATCCCGTGCAGAGGCGGCGTCTGCTTCACTGCATCCAGCGCTCTTTGATCCGCACAGAAGAACTCGGGGATGAAAAGATCCAGATCGCAGGCCAAATGGTGGAAATGGTGGAGAATCGCAGTCGGCAGCTCGACTGGCAGAGTGAGCTTTTCCAGGCCTGCCAGGACTCGCCGGAGAGCACCGTGTCGGTGGGCAGCATCCCCAGTGCCAATGCATCCATAACTATGACACCGGTCTCTGCTTCGATGCTCTCGGTCAGTAAGCCCAGTGTGGATCGGAGGCGAGACGAGACCCCGGCTTCAGTTGACAAATCTGGTGGAAAGCGTTCACGAAGGCAGAAAAATGGTTCGGAGAGCCGAGAAAACTCCAATTATGGCATGGAGCCCAATGAGGagtttggttcaggtgtgtctaaAGAGAAGAAGGCTAAGACCTCGTCCACGTCagcgaagaagaagaagaggtcGAAAAGCAAGCAGGACAGGGAGCCGTCGCCGACAGACCTGCCTATCGATCCCAATGAACCCACTTATTGTCTGTGCGAGCAAGTGTCTTATGGAGAGATGATAGGTTGTGATAATGATGAATGCACTATTGAGTGGTTTCACTTCTCCTGTGTCGGCTTGCACCATAAGCCCAAGGGGAAATGGTACTGTCCGAAGTGCAGAGGAGACAATGAGAAGACAATGGACAAAGCATTAGAGAGGTCTAAGAGAGAACGAGCGTACAACCGGTAG
- the LOC128019457 gene encoding uncharacterized protein LOC128019457 isoform X1, producing MVNNKTLMVVVLLNIFLTGSQTKGEQDTGSHHKDSALDKLTVSQEQIFISGSDVTLRCGNLTSVKWNELIYISWNISLQDKKCRVGVSPKLDDTCNDGKKLENTSDGVSLFIPKISIEDEGLYFCDLSYKGGSYALNVSVSVTNVSTKQDSENNQRIAVCNSKYKMKAPTLHWEPAVNFSSSSVKKLGRFFMLENKVYLPEDLNISELTCVATYTSKSGSVQHKSTLLLTGITFCLRMEEEC from the exons GAGAACAAGACACTGGATCACATCATAAAGATTCTGCACTTGATAAACTCACAG tttctcAAGAGCAGATCTTTATTTCAGGCAGCGATGTGACTTTACGGTGTGGCAATCTCACTTCTGTCAAATggaatgaattaatttatataagCTGGAACATCAGCCTGCAGGACAAAAAATGTAGAGTTGGTGTGTCACCCAAGCTGGACGACACATGCAATGATGGAAAGAAGCTGGAAAACACCTCAGATGGAGTTTCTCTATTCATTCCCAAGATTTCAATTGAAGATGAAGGGCTTTACTTTTGTGATTTATCATATAAAGGAGGAAGCTATGCACTAAATGTGTCTGTAAGCG TTACCAATGTTTCAACCAAGCAGGACAGTGAAAACAATCAAAGGATTGCTGTCTGTaattccaaatataaaatgaaagcaCCCACTCTTCATTGGGAACCTGCCGTGAACTTTTCCTCCAGTTCTGTAAAGAAGCTTGGGAGGTTTTTTATGCTGGAGAATAAAGTATATCTGCCAGAAGATCTCAACATTAGTGAGCTCACCTGTGTGGCCACATACACGTCTAAGTCCGGCTCTGTGCAGCACAAGAGCACACTTCTTCTTACAG GAATAACATTTTGTCTCAGAATGGAAGAAGAATGTTAA
- the LOC128019457 gene encoding uncharacterized protein LOC128019457 isoform X2: protein MVNNKTLMVVVLLNIFLTGSQTKGEQDTGSHHKDSALDKLTVSQEQIFISGSDVTLRCGNLTSVKWNELIYISWNISLQDKKCRVGVSPKLDDTCNDGKKLENTSDGVSLFIPKISIEDEGLYFCDLSYKGGSYALNVSVSVTNVSTKQDSENNQRIAVCNSKYKMKAPTLHWEPAVNFSSSSVKKLGRFFMLENKVYLPEDLNISELTCVATYTSKSGSVQHKSTLLLTAK, encoded by the exons GAGAACAAGACACTGGATCACATCATAAAGATTCTGCACTTGATAAACTCACAG tttctcAAGAGCAGATCTTTATTTCAGGCAGCGATGTGACTTTACGGTGTGGCAATCTCACTTCTGTCAAATggaatgaattaatttatataagCTGGAACATCAGCCTGCAGGACAAAAAATGTAGAGTTGGTGTGTCACCCAAGCTGGACGACACATGCAATGATGGAAAGAAGCTGGAAAACACCTCAGATGGAGTTTCTCTATTCATTCCCAAGATTTCAATTGAAGATGAAGGGCTTTACTTTTGTGATTTATCATATAAAGGAGGAAGCTATGCACTAAATGTGTCTGTAAGCG TTACCAATGTTTCAACCAAGCAGGACAGTGAAAACAATCAAAGGATTGCTGTCTGTaattccaaatataaaatgaaagcaCCCACTCTTCATTGGGAACCTGCCGTGAACTTTTCCTCCAGTTCTGTAAAGAAGCTTGGGAGGTTTTTTATGCTGGAGAATAAAGTATATCTGCCAGAAGATCTCAACATTAGTGAGCTCACCTGTGTGGCCACATACACGTCTAAGTCCGGCTCTGTGCAGCACAAGAGCACACTTCTTCTTACAG CCAAATAG